CCATTCAGCACTCGGCCGAGAAGATGCTGCCCCTGAGCGATATCTACAAGTTCATCATGGAGCGGTTCCCCTACTACCGGGAGCACACGCAGCGCTGGCAGAACTCCCTCCGCCACAATCTATCCTTCAACGACTGCTTCATCAAGATCCCGCGCCGCCCCGACCAGCCAGGCAAGGGCAGCTTCTGGGCGCTGCACCCGGACTGCGGCGACATGTTCGAAAACGGCAGCTTTCTCCGCCGCCGCAAGCGCTTCAAGGTCCTGCGCCCTGAGCATCACCTGTCCGGCGGCGGTGGGcccggcggcggggccggcaGTGGCGGGGCAGGAAAGCCCCCTGCGCCTGCCCCGCACATGGTGCACTACTTCCACCCTCACCCGCCGCCGCCACCTCCCTCGGGCAAAGTACCGGGGCTGCCGGGCTCCGAGGCGGCCGTGGCCGCCGCCGCAGCCGCTGCGGCCGTGGGAAGGCTGCCACAGTTCTCGCCCTACGGGAGCAGCCAGCCTTCGGGCTTCAAGCATCCCTTCGCTATCGAGAATATCATCGGCAAAGATTACAAAGGTGTGCTGCAGGCCGGCGGGCTGCCGCTGGCCTCGGTGATGCACCATTTGGGCTACTCGGTGCCCAGTCAGCTCAGCAGTGTGGTGAGCTCCATGTGGCCTCACGTTGGGGTGATGGACTCCGTGGCCGGCGTGCCTGTGTCCTCCGACTACGGACCTTTCGGGGTGCCCGTGAAGGCCCTCTGCCACCCGCCGGCACAGACCATGCCCGCCGTCCCGGTGCCCATCAAGCCCGCGCCAGCCATGCCTGCTGCCCCGGCCATCCCCGCTCTGTCGGTCGCCGCCTCGCAGATCTGCCCTGCCGCTTCGCCAGCCGCTGCTTCGCTGCTGGAACAGACCGCCAGCAGCACCCCCGAGGGCAAGGGCTCTCTCCACTCCGTCCTGGTGCACTCCTAAAGGGCAGCGGGGCGGAGGGAGAAAGGCCCTCAGGCTCCCAGGGGAGAGGGTGCGGAGGTCCGGGGCATATGTGCCGCACGGAAACTCGATCCATCTCGTGACTATAGCCCTGCAAGTGTCTGTGTTTATATTGTGTACAATCTTATTATTTGAGATCCAGGTCGCAGGTAAGAGCTTTTACCGTCATTAAATACCGTGAGTGGCGGAGAGGTGATGTGAAAAGTCACAGCCGGGGCCAAGGGGGCTGAATCGGAGGAAGGAGCCGAGAGGAAAAATTTCCCCGCCACCTTGACAGCCTGCGGCATGGGCCAGCTGTGCAGGCTAGGCTCGCCGCCCGGCCCGGAGATCCCAAGAAACTCTGGGCCAGGTGAGAGAGAGGTTGCTATCCAACAGCGGATGGCGGAGAGCAGAAGACTCCCACTGAATTcagcttttccctctttcccgtgggactggaagcctctgcttcACCGTCCTTTAGATCTTGCTCCGAAAGAGCCAGGCAAGCTACGGGGCCTGAGGACGTGCAATGCTAGCTGTTTAAAGAGCAAGCGTTAAATAGCTAGATTAATTAGTGGGAATTTAAATGACAATAACACTGACAGCAAAGAGCTCCTTTAACTGACGATCACTTGTTCTCCCC
The sequence above is drawn from the Indicator indicator isolate 239-I01 chromosome Z, UM_Iind_1.1, whole genome shotgun sequence genome and encodes:
- the FOXB2 gene encoding forkhead box protein B2 isoform X2, which translates into the protein MPRPGKSSYSDQKPPYSYISLTAMAIQHSAEKMLPLSDIYKFIMERFPYYREHTQRWQNSLRHNLSFNDCFIKIPRRPDQPGKGSFWALHPDCGDMFENGSFLRRRKRFKVLRPDHPPPPPPSGKVPGLPGSEAAVAAAAAAAAVGRLPQFSPYGSSQPSGFKHPFAIENIIGKDYKGVLQAGGLPLASVMHHLGYSVPSQLSSVVSSMWPHVGVMDSVAGVPVSSDYGPFGVPVKALCHPPAQTMPAVPVPIKPAPAMPAAPAIPALSVAASQICPAASPAAASLLEQTASSTPEGKGSLHSVLVHS
- the FOXB2 gene encoding forkhead box protein B2 isoform X1 — its product is MPRPGKSSYSDQKPPYSYISLTAMAIQHSAEKMLPLSDIYKFIMERFPYYREHTQRWQNSLRHNLSFNDCFIKIPRRPDQPGKGSFWALHPDCGDMFENGSFLRRRKRFKVLRPEHHLSGGGGPGGGAGSGGAGKPPAPAPHMVHYFHPHPPPPPPSGKVPGLPGSEAAVAAAAAAAAVGRLPQFSPYGSSQPSGFKHPFAIENIIGKDYKGVLQAGGLPLASVMHHLGYSVPSQLSSVVSSMWPHVGVMDSVAGVPVSSDYGPFGVPVKALCHPPAQTMPAVPVPIKPAPAMPAAPAIPALSVAASQICPAASPAAASLLEQTASSTPEGKGSLHSVLVHS